In a genomic window of Telopea speciosissima isolate NSW1024214 ecotype Mountain lineage chromosome 5, Tspe_v1, whole genome shotgun sequence:
- the LOC122661535 gene encoding glucose-induced degradation protein 8 homolog isoform X1 produces the protein MELDPRQYEHIAINDNDVRNIVLSYLVHNCFKETAESFISCTGMKLPADFPVDMDKRKPIVHFALEGNALKAIELTEQLAHNLLEENKDLHFDLLSLHFVQLVCSRKCTEALEFAQTKLTPFGKVHKYVEKLEDFMALLAYEEPEKSPMFHLLSLDYRQHVADNLNRAILAHANLPSYSAMERLIQQTTVVRQHLHQDLGKDEHPPFSLTSFLKS, from the exons ATGGAGTTAGATCCCCGACAGTACGAGCACATT GCTATTAATGACAATGATGTACGCAACATTGTCTTATCATATCTTGTACATAATTGCTTCAAAGAGACTGCAGAATCATTCATTTCTTGCACTGGGATGAAGCTTCCTGCTGATTTTCCTGTGGACATGGACAAAAGGAAAC CAATTGTCCATTTTGCATTGGAGGGAAATGCTCTCAAGGCCATAGAATTGACAGAACAGCTGGCACACAACTTACTAGAGGAAAACAAGGACCTGCACTTTGATCTCTTGAGCCTTCATTTTGTCCAGCTTGTTTGCTCTAGAAAATG CACAGAAGCTTTGGAATTTGCTCAAACCAAGCTGACACCATTTGGGAAGGTTCACAAATATGTTGAGAAACTAGAG GACTTCATGGCTTTGCTGGCTTACGAGGAGCCAGAAAAATCACCTATGTTTCATCTGCTTAGTTTGGATTACCGGCAGCATGTTGCAGATAATCTAAATCGTGCAATTCTGG CACATGCTAACTTGCCTAGCTATTCTGCAATGGAAAGGCTGATACAACAAACCACAGTGGTTAGGCAACACTTGCATCAAGACCTTGGAAAG GATGAACATCCACCATTTTCTTTGACATCTTTCCTGAAGAGCTGA
- the LOC122661535 gene encoding glucose-induced degradation protein 8 homolog isoform X2 — MELDPRQYEHIAINDNDVRNIVLSYLVHNCFKETAESFISCTGMKLPADFPVDMDKRKPIVHFALEGNALKAIELTEQLAHNLLEENKDLHFDLLSLHFVQLVCSRKCTEALEFAQTKLTPFGKVHKYVEKLEDFMALLAYEEPEKSPMFHLLSLDYRQHVADNLNRAILGLLLPLQLAFL; from the exons ATGGAGTTAGATCCCCGACAGTACGAGCACATT GCTATTAATGACAATGATGTACGCAACATTGTCTTATCATATCTTGTACATAATTGCTTCAAAGAGACTGCAGAATCATTCATTTCTTGCACTGGGATGAAGCTTCCTGCTGATTTTCCTGTGGACATGGACAAAAGGAAAC CAATTGTCCATTTTGCATTGGAGGGAAATGCTCTCAAGGCCATAGAATTGACAGAACAGCTGGCACACAACTTACTAGAGGAAAACAAGGACCTGCACTTTGATCTCTTGAGCCTTCATTTTGTCCAGCTTGTTTGCTCTAGAAAATG CACAGAAGCTTTGGAATTTGCTCAAACCAAGCTGACACCATTTGGGAAGGTTCACAAATATGTTGAGAAACTAGAG GACTTCATGGCTTTGCTGGCTTACGAGGAGCCAGAAAAATCACCTATGTTTCATCTGCTTAGTTTGGATTACCGGCAGCATGTTGCAGATAATCTAAATCGTGCAATTCTGGGTTTGCTTCTTCCTTTGCAACTTGCCTTTTTGTAG
- the LOC122661530 gene encoding probable GTP-binding protein OBGC2 isoform X2, whose product MARLVFPLQSLSSSLPNPRLLKDNSTPSLLCNGLRFKGQEGYPKKAGFYVLKCGVTKAKESSSTKSAPFISEPHKYFDQVVITVRSGDGGHGAILSMPMPNQKTPSKSSKKHDQDRKKSSYKRDFDGSLILPMGGHGGDVIIYADEGKDSLLEFHRKSRYNAKRGGNVDAMGMLTSQLHDGLAAPTLRIPVPVGTVVKRKRGKLLADLALPGEEILIMKGGQGGISLLEMPEHKRKRLMALTSNIMRDDNDRVLVLGQPGEEVSLELILRVVADVGLVGLPNAGKSTLLGAITLAKPDIADYPFTTLMPNLGRLDGDPSLGAGKYTSEATLADLPGLIEGAHLGKGLGRNFLRHLRRTRLLVHVVDAAAENPVKDYRTVKEELRMYNPEYLERPYVVVLNKIDLPEASDRLPFLIQEISAIGCNEIPSEPEISNEKVAQLLPLDSEHATTPLVSPIRDKKEKEIEDYPRPLAVVGVSVLKGMRINEMLKEIRAALRKCQSSDKALELSMQL is encoded by the exons ATGGCTCGTCTGGTATTCCCTCTACAATCCTTGTCTTCGTCCTTACCGAACCCACGGCTTCTTAAAGACAACTCCACGCCCTCCCTCCTCTGCAACGGGCTG AGGTTTAAAGGGCAAGAAGGCTATCCTAAGAAAGCCGGTTTCTATGTACTTAAGTGTGGAGTTACTAAGGCGAAGGAATCTTCTTCGACAAAATCTGCTCCATTTATTAGTGAACCACACAAGTACTTTGATCAGGTTGTCATCACAGTTCGTTCTGGAGATGGAGGCCATGGTGCCATTCTTAGTATGCCTATGCCTAACCAAAAGACTCCTTCCAAGTCATCTAAGAAACATGACCAGGACAGAAAGAAGAGTTCGTACAAAAGGGATTTTGATGGGTCGCTTATCCTGCCCATGGGTGGTCATGGAGGAGATGTAATCATTTATGCTGATGAGGGAAAAGATTCATTATTGGAATTTCACAGGAAGAGTCGCTACAATGCAAAGCGTGGGGGAAATGTCGATGCCATGGGTATGTTGACCTCTCAGCTGCACGATGGACTCGCTGCTCCCACATTGCGTATTCCAGTGCCTGTAG GTACTGTCGTAAAACGCAAGCGAGGAAAGCTTTTGGCTGATTTAGCACTTCCAGGTGAAGAAATTCTAATTATGAAGGGTGGACAAGGAGGG ATTAGCTTGTTAGAGATGCCTGAACATAAAAGAAAACGATTGATGGCCTTAACAAGTAATATCATGAGAGATGACAATGACAGG GTCTTAGTTCTTGGTCAACCTGGGGAGGAGGTTAGTCTGGAGCTGATACTGAGAGTAGTTGCTGATGTTGGTTTAGTG GGACTTCCAAATGCTGGAAAATCAACCCTTTTGGGTGCCATCACACTAGCGAAACCTGATATTGCTGATTATCCATTCACAACATTAATGCCAAACCTTGGACGCCTTGATGGTGACCCTAGTTTAGGGGCAGGGAAGTATACATCTGAGGCAACATTAGCTGATTTGCCTGGTCTAATTGAAGGTGCTCACCTGGGGAAG GGTCTTGGTCGGAATTTTTTGAGACACTTGAGGAGGACTCGCCTATTAGTCCATGTTGTTGATGCAGCTGCTGAGAATCCTGTGAAAGATTATAGAACCGTTAAAGAA GAACTGCGGATGTACAATCCTGAATACCTTGAACGGCCATATGTTGTGGTGTTAAATAAGATTGACCTCCCAGAG GCGAGTGATAGGTTACCTTTTTTGATTCAAGAGATATCAGCAATTGGATGCAATGAGATACCCTCAGAGCCAGAAATTAGTAATGAAAAAGTGGCTCAACTACTGCCCTTAGATAGTGAACATGCAACCACACCTTTGGTTTCCCCTATTAGagataagaaggaaaaagaaattgagGACTACCCACGTCCTCTAGCTGTTGTGGGTGTAAGCGTTCT TAAAGGCATGAGGATCAATGAGATGTTGAAGGAGATTAGAGCAGCATTAAGGAAGTGCCAAAGTTCTGACAAAGCATTGGAACTGAGTATGCAATTATGA
- the LOC122661530 gene encoding probable GTP-binding protein OBGC2 isoform X1, with translation MARLVFPLQSLSSSLPNPRLLKDNSTPSLLCNGLIFPRWFKGQEGYPKKAGFYVLKCGVTKAKESSSTKSAPFISEPHKYFDQVVITVRSGDGGHGAILSMPMPNQKTPSKSSKKHDQDRKKSSYKRDFDGSLILPMGGHGGDVIIYADEGKDSLLEFHRKSRYNAKRGGNVDAMGMLTSQLHDGLAAPTLRIPVPVGTVVKRKRGKLLADLALPGEEILIMKGGQGGISLLEMPEHKRKRLMALTSNIMRDDNDRVLVLGQPGEEVSLELILRVVADVGLVGLPNAGKSTLLGAITLAKPDIADYPFTTLMPNLGRLDGDPSLGAGKYTSEATLADLPGLIEGAHLGKGLGRNFLRHLRRTRLLVHVVDAAAENPVKDYRTVKEELRMYNPEYLERPYVVVLNKIDLPEASDRLPFLIQEISAIGCNEIPSEPEISNEKVAQLLPLDSEHATTPLVSPIRDKKEKEIEDYPRPLAVVGVSVLKGMRINEMLKEIRAALRKCQSSDKALELSMQL, from the exons ATGGCTCGTCTGGTATTCCCTCTACAATCCTTGTCTTCGTCCTTACCGAACCCACGGCTTCTTAAAGACAACTCCACGCCCTCCCTCCTCTGCAACGGGCTGATCTTTCCAAGGTG GTTTAAAGGGCAAGAAGGCTATCCTAAGAAAGCCGGTTTCTATGTACTTAAGTGTGGAGTTACTAAGGCGAAGGAATCTTCTTCGACAAAATCTGCTCCATTTATTAGTGAACCACACAAGTACTTTGATCAGGTTGTCATCACAGTTCGTTCTGGAGATGGAGGCCATGGTGCCATTCTTAGTATGCCTATGCCTAACCAAAAGACTCCTTCCAAGTCATCTAAGAAACATGACCAGGACAGAAAGAAGAGTTCGTACAAAAGGGATTTTGATGGGTCGCTTATCCTGCCCATGGGTGGTCATGGAGGAGATGTAATCATTTATGCTGATGAGGGAAAAGATTCATTATTGGAATTTCACAGGAAGAGTCGCTACAATGCAAAGCGTGGGGGAAATGTCGATGCCATGGGTATGTTGACCTCTCAGCTGCACGATGGACTCGCTGCTCCCACATTGCGTATTCCAGTGCCTGTAG GTACTGTCGTAAAACGCAAGCGAGGAAAGCTTTTGGCTGATTTAGCACTTCCAGGTGAAGAAATTCTAATTATGAAGGGTGGACAAGGAGGG ATTAGCTTGTTAGAGATGCCTGAACATAAAAGAAAACGATTGATGGCCTTAACAAGTAATATCATGAGAGATGACAATGACAGG GTCTTAGTTCTTGGTCAACCTGGGGAGGAGGTTAGTCTGGAGCTGATACTGAGAGTAGTTGCTGATGTTGGTTTAGTG GGACTTCCAAATGCTGGAAAATCAACCCTTTTGGGTGCCATCACACTAGCGAAACCTGATATTGCTGATTATCCATTCACAACATTAATGCCAAACCTTGGACGCCTTGATGGTGACCCTAGTTTAGGGGCAGGGAAGTATACATCTGAGGCAACATTAGCTGATTTGCCTGGTCTAATTGAAGGTGCTCACCTGGGGAAG GGTCTTGGTCGGAATTTTTTGAGACACTTGAGGAGGACTCGCCTATTAGTCCATGTTGTTGATGCAGCTGCTGAGAATCCTGTGAAAGATTATAGAACCGTTAAAGAA GAACTGCGGATGTACAATCCTGAATACCTTGAACGGCCATATGTTGTGGTGTTAAATAAGATTGACCTCCCAGAG GCGAGTGATAGGTTACCTTTTTTGATTCAAGAGATATCAGCAATTGGATGCAATGAGATACCCTCAGAGCCAGAAATTAGTAATGAAAAAGTGGCTCAACTACTGCCCTTAGATAGTGAACATGCAACCACACCTTTGGTTTCCCCTATTAGagataagaaggaaaaagaaattgagGACTACCCACGTCCTCTAGCTGTTGTGGGTGTAAGCGTTCT TAAAGGCATGAGGATCAATGAGATGTTGAAGGAGATTAGAGCAGCATTAAGGAAGTGCCAAAGTTCTGACAAAGCATTGGAACTGAGTATGCAATTATGA
- the LOC122662518 gene encoding lon protease 2-like, with translation MALPQLVPSSSSALPYKPYLHPLTSSLNPDTSKNPNRFSSPPYKTLASHSSHSSHTHRRRRPCLVRCSASSSSEKNHTGSPQSDDLVELPLFPLPLVLFPGAILPLQIFEFRFRIMMHTLLQTDLRFGVIYSDTTTGTADVGCVGEVVKHERLVDDRFFLICKGQDRFRVSSIVRTKPYLVAKVSWMEDRPSATDGDDNLDGLANEVETYMKDVIRLSNRLNGKEKEAQDLRRNLFPTPFSFFVGSTFEGAPREQQALLELEDTAVRLKREKDTLRNTLNYLTAASAVKDVFPSSSV, from the coding sequence ATGGCACTCCCTCAACTGGTACCATCCTCTTCTTCAGCTCTCCCTTACAAACCCTACTTACACCCTCTTACTTCCTCCTTAAACCCTGACACCTCCAAGAATCCTAATCGTTTCTCATCCCCGCCCTACAAAACCCTAGCTTCTcattcttctcattcttctcaTACTCATCGTCGCCGGAGACCTTGTCTTGTCCGCTGCTCCGCCTCTTCTTCCTCCGAGAAAAACCACACCGGATCCCCCCAATCCGACGACCTTGTGgaacttcctctcttccctcttcctctcGTCCTCTTCCCCGGTGCCATCCTCCCTTTACAGATCTTCGAGTTTCGCTTCCGTATAATGATGCACACCCTCCTCCAGACTGATCTCCGATTTGGCGTCATCTATTCCGACACCACTACGGGCACCGCCGATGTTGGCTGCGTGGGAGAGGTCGTCAAGCATGAGCGCCTCGTCGACGACCGATTCTTCCTCATCTGCAAGGGCCAGGATCGCTTCCGCGTCTCCAGTATCGTCCGTACCAAGCCTTACTTGGTAGCCAAGGTTTCCTGGATGGAGGATCGCCCATCGGCGACGGACGGTGATGACAATCTGGATGGGTTGGCCAATGAGGTGGAGACTTATATGAAGGATGTAATCCGCTTGTCCAACCGATTAaatggaaaggaaaaggaagccCAGGATTTGAGAAGGAATTTGTTTCCGACACCGTTTTCCTTCTTCGTCGGAAGTACTTTTGAAGGGGCTCCCAGAGAACAACAAGCTCTATTGGAATTGGAGGACACGGCGGTGaggttgaagagagagaaggatacGTTGAGAAATACCCTTAATTATTTGACTGCAGCTTCTGCCGTCAAAGATGTCTTCCCTTCCTCGTCTGTGTGA
- the LOC122662878 gene encoding chromatin remodeling protein EBS-like — MAKARPARTIDSYTIKGTNKVIRVGDCVLLRPSDSSKLPYVAKVENIELDSRGHVRVNVRWYYRPEESIGGRRQFHGAKEVFLSDHCDVQSGDAIEGKCTVHSFKSYTKLDAVGNEDFFCRFEYNSITGAFNPDRVVVYCKCEMPYNPDDLMVQCEGCSDWFHPHCIDISPEEAKRIEHFFCQSCSSEDHQKLSSSHNASRHPETKVDTKRRRR; from the exons ATGGCGAAAGCCAGGCCAGCAAGAACCATAGATTCCTATACGATTAAAGGAACAAACAAAGTCATACGAG TCGGGGATTGCGTGCTTTTGCGACCCTCGGACTCTTCGAAGCTACCTTATGTGGCTAAGGTGGAGAATATCGAATTGGATAGTAGAGGCCATGTGAGGGTTAATGTTCGCTGGTATTATCGGCCCGAGGAATCGATCGGAGGCCGCAGACAGTTCCATGGTGCCAAGGAAGTCTTCCTTTCAGATCACTGTGATGTGCAGAGCGGCGACGCCATTGAGGGAAAGTGTACCGTCCACAGCTTCAAGAGCTACACTAAGCTTGATGCTGTTGGTAACGAAGATTTCTTCTGCCGCTTCGAGTATAACTCCATCACTGGAGCTTTCAATCCTGATAGAGTTGTTGT ATACTGCAAGTGTGAAATGCCTTACAATCCTGATGACCTGATGGTTCAGTGTGAGGGCTGCTCTGATTG GTTCCATCCCCATTGTATAGATATCAGTCCAGAGGAAGCGAAAAGAATTGAACACTTCTTCTGTCAAAGTTGCTCCTCTGAAGATCATCAGAAGCTGAGCAGCTCTCACAATGCTTCAAGACACCCAGAGACAAAG GTGGATACCAAACGCCGAAGGAGGTGA